The Xiphias gladius isolate SHS-SW01 ecotype Sanya breed wild chromosome 7, ASM1685928v1, whole genome shotgun sequence genome window below encodes:
- the zgc:113279 gene encoding uncharacterized protein zgc:113279 produces the protein MRGRYKRKDPKERRDEPTGTGAGLSPRPGEPSGGLDEPDTPLPVFTVQDVGGSKQGSRCSIYGCEKVYLGVRVKMPVRDLLRNIRLAQGWEPQHNQETCGKTVKGDKKRVKTRTGRQTIKRTHLTKSLEELATIIEVLEEDLRTNNTDHSPSQTLSSSFPPVSPEWSPTGYNSDESDEMTPSPMSYMTYSPGTAAYHQAPSPPGFMYNSVQPSSAANVGRGGGRGGEWFDPQNHDWNLDSSAFFWTQLQKEESQLRDISDAVLLATDGHGRTALHNVACVGKRAQSYAIAKRMATLNSLDLKDSDGMTALLHAANHNHHLIVADLICLGANVNETNNSGKSCLHLSAEKGYIRVLEVLKHTMMDGVYVDVEATDNCGMSVLQCASVALKATVCELESSESSSQPRLHMLRQEQMMETLECLLHMGSYLHTMGSWSMQPRIG, from the exons ATGAGAGGACGATACAAAAGAAAGGACCCGAAAGAAAGAAGGGATGAACCGACCGGCACCGGCGCCGGGCTCTCCCCTCGCCCGGGGGAACCCTCGGGGGGCTTGGACGAGCCTGACACACCTCTTCCCGTTTTCACCGTCCAGGATGTGGGTGGTAGTAAACAAG GTTCAAGATGTTCCATTTACGGGTGTGAGAAGGTCTACCTTGGAGTACGTGTCAAAATGCCCGTAAGGGATCTACTGAGAAACATCCGTCTAGCCCAGGGCTGGGAACCTCAACACAACCAG GAGACATGCGGCAAAACAGTAAAAG GGGACAAGAAACGAGTCAAAACTCGCACAGGACGGCAAACTATCAAG AGAACACACCTCACAAAAAGCCTGGAAGAGCTTGCAACTATCATCGAGGTGCTGGAAGAGGATCTTAGGACCAATAACACTGACCACTCCCCTTCCCAAACtttgtcctcctctttccctccagTATCCCCTGAGTGGTCTCCAACTG GATACAACAGTGATGAGTCCGATGAAATGACCCCCAGCCCCATGTCCTACATGACCTACTCACCAGGCACAGCAGCGTACCACCAGGCCCCGTCACCTCCTGGCTTCATGTACAACAGCGTTCAGCCTTCCAGCGCTGCAAACGTGGGAAGAGGTGGTGGAAGAGGGGGGgagtggtttgatccccagaACCACGACTGGAACCTGGATAGTTCTGCTTTCTTCTGGACCCAACTCCAGAAAGAGGAGAGCCAGTTGAGGGACATCTCTGATGCAGTACTGCTGGCCACCGATGGACATGGCAGAAC AGCTCTCCATAATGTGGCTTGTGTTGGAAAGAGGGCTCAGAGCTACGCCATCGCTAAAAGGATGGCCACACTCAACAGCTTGGACCTTAAAGACTCTGATGGAATG ACCGCCCTCCTGCATGCGGCGAATCACAACCATCATCTTATTGTGGCGGATCTGATCTGTTTGGGGGCCAATGTCAATGAGACGAACAACTCAGGAAAGTCATGCCTCCACCTCAGCGCTGAGAAAGGCTACATCCGAGTCCTGGAG gttCTGAAACACACAATGATGGATGGTGTGTATGTTGACGTTGAAGCCACTGATAACTGTG GAATGAGTGTCCTGCAATGTGCTTCGGTGGCCCTGAAGGCCACAGTATGTGAGCTAGAAAGCAGTGAATCCTCCAGTCAGCCCAGGCTCCACATGCTCCGCCAAGAGCAGATGATGGAGACCCTGGAGTGTCTGCTGCACATGGGCAGCTACCTTCATACCATG ggaaGCTGGAGCATGCAACCTAGAATTGGTTGA